A single window of Sphingobacterium sp. ML3W DNA harbors:
- a CDS encoding heparinase II/III family protein — MRKIWICLLFIQTCVCSVVKADELNLLTGKFQVADIQRDLLPTRQWVPFPGYQDRTAWSELTKPVATSIIEKGNSYLDYQWQVVKASDYLAYERTGSRVIMEKPMNENAIALSHLFLAELAEGKGRYLDQIINGTWYFTEMSTWSLSAHLPAFQSSKRTLPQEGTQVVDLVAGDMGSMLSWIYYYLQPEMDKINPEISKRLKKSIQDRVITPYLERNDMWWQALAGKQDQMVNNWNPWCNFNVLTCLLLIEDDADRQRMGIYKTMQSVDKFINYVKSDGACEEGPSYWGHAAGKLYDYLKILADATGNKINIFNQPVVRNMGEYIAQSYIGGDNWVVNFADASAKGGGDPYLIFRYGKAVNSAEMIDFARYLETKRKLSFKADRDIFRTLEDLLSLSEIKNGSGRLPTNSYKWYPQTEFLYMKEGDSFFAAKGGYNNESHNHNDIGTFILYRAEKPIFIDAGVGTYNKKTFSNERYDIWSMQSGYHNLPQINGHDQVFGASYKAQDVSFDPKKKLFKLNIAGAYSSQAAVNSWGRSYQLKNGVLEIIDKFDLKTPTVSNVIHFLLAEKPVISEGKIALNGGKYHLEYNAAEFEAAVEAIPQDDIRLSQVWGDAIFRLSLKAKKIKEKGTYIFTVK; from the coding sequence ATGAGAAAAATATGGATATGTTTACTGTTTATACAGACTTGTGTTTGTTCAGTAGTAAAGGCGGACGAACTTAATTTATTGACAGGAAAGTTTCAGGTAGCAGATATCCAACGAGATCTGCTACCTACTAGACAATGGGTTCCATTTCCAGGTTATCAGGATCGTACAGCTTGGTCTGAGCTGACCAAACCGGTGGCAACCTCTATAATAGAAAAGGGAAACAGCTATTTAGACTATCAGTGGCAGGTGGTGAAAGCTTCAGATTATCTGGCCTATGAGCGAACAGGGTCACGTGTGATCATGGAGAAACCAATGAATGAAAATGCGATAGCATTGAGTCATTTATTTTTGGCAGAACTCGCCGAGGGAAAAGGACGTTATCTAGATCAGATTATAAATGGAACATGGTACTTTACAGAGATGAGTACATGGTCGTTATCTGCACATCTGCCTGCTTTTCAATCCTCAAAGCGTACACTACCACAAGAAGGAACACAGGTGGTAGATTTAGTTGCGGGAGATATGGGGTCTATGCTTTCTTGGATCTATTATTACCTGCAACCTGAAATGGATAAGATCAATCCTGAAATTAGCAAGCGCTTGAAAAAATCAATTCAGGACCGGGTCATCACACCCTACTTGGAACGTAATGATATGTGGTGGCAGGCACTTGCTGGAAAACAGGACCAGATGGTCAATAACTGGAATCCATGGTGTAATTTTAATGTGCTTACGTGTTTATTGCTCATCGAAGATGATGCCGATAGACAGCGTATGGGTATATATAAAACCATGCAATCTGTCGATAAGTTTATTAATTATGTCAAATCAGATGGTGCTTGTGAAGAAGGTCCTTCATATTGGGGACATGCAGCAGGGAAACTCTATGATTATCTTAAGATCCTAGCGGATGCCACTGGTAATAAAATTAATATTTTCAATCAACCTGTGGTGCGCAATATGGGTGAATATATTGCACAATCGTATATTGGCGGTGATAATTGGGTCGTAAACTTTGCCGATGCTTCTGCAAAAGGTGGTGGTGATCCGTATTTGATATTCCGATATGGAAAGGCGGTAAACAGCGCTGAAATGATCGATTTTGCACGGTATTTGGAGACTAAAAGAAAGCTTTCTTTTAAAGCTGACCGTGATATCTTTCGTACTTTGGAAGATCTATTGAGTTTGAGTGAAATAAAAAATGGATCGGGAAGACTTCCCACCAACAGCTACAAGTGGTATCCGCAAACGGAATTTTTATATATGAAGGAAGGCGATAGTTTTTTTGCAGCTAAGGGTGGTTATAATAACGAAAGCCATAATCATAACGATATCGGAACATTTATCCTATATCGGGCTGAAAAACCTATTTTCATCGACGCTGGTGTTGGGACATATAATAAGAAGACGTTTAGTAATGAACGTTATGACATCTGGTCGATGCAAAGTGGTTACCACAATTTACCTCAGATCAATGGCCATGATCAAGTCTTCGGAGCTTCATATAAGGCACAAGATGTTTCATTTGATCCGAAGAAAAAATTGTTTAAACTAAATATTGCAGGTGCATATTCAAGTCAGGCAGCGGTCAATTCATGGGGTCGCAGTTATCAGTTAAAAAACGGGGTATTGGAAATAATAGATAAATTTGATCTTAAAACACCTACAGTATCCAATGTGATTCATTTTTTACTTGCTGAAAAACCGGTTATTTCTGAGGGAAAGATTGCATTGAACGGGGGGAAGTATCATCTGGAATATAATGCTGCGGAATTTGAAGCTGCAGTTGAAGCTATTCCTCAGGATGATATTCGACTAAGTCAGGTCTGGGGTGATGCCATTTTTAGATTATCATTGAAAGCGAAGAAAATAAAAGAGAAAGGAACTTATATATTTACAGTCAAATAA
- a CDS encoding RagB/SusD family nutrient uptake outer membrane protein produces MNKITSILLLSGCLVLSSCYKLDTSPYSQVSSSNFWKNEDQALAGVLGCYNDLKKENGFGLQFSYDCLTDIGIGYDPVGMGEIISGTFTDRSGIVVGRWKTGYDLIQRCNHAIAQIQKMEIDDQKKNTFIGEAKFLRALMYFQLNNLFGDLPIYDETIDLNKDFSSLKKERASTAEVLQFILDDLSFAIANLPVTYESKFYGRVTKGAAYALRGKVQLYAKNWKGAIADFEEIVNNKSNSYGYSLSSNYASLFTMDGDASPEMIFAIQNLGGTGFPYGMPMAFYMGTRSTFGSDWNNVMPSTRFADSYENKDGSTFNWDAHIANYNADNGVKKKAMVSTQNNGTLTQVPDTALLRTIYANRDPRLNQTLIVPYSHYLGWNANKEQMMQLILATGVNENFGQIRNNRGWMTYVWRKFVPEGNLKGAITDRAHTPINFPLIRLADVNLMLAEAYNEDGQLGKAVTELNKVRTRSEMPGLNSGPSFLAVTGKQEMQKRISLERKVELAGEGWRYFDLKRWGQLETVSKGFVEESIVGDNLLTRGYQTRHKLWPIPGQEREINPNLTQNEGW; encoded by the coding sequence ATGAACAAAATAACATCAATATTATTACTATCAGGTTGTTTGGTATTGTCCTCTTGCTATAAGTTGGATACCTCACCATATAGTCAAGTTAGCTCAAGTAACTTTTGGAAAAATGAAGATCAGGCGCTTGCGGGCGTACTGGGATGTTACAATGACTTGAAAAAGGAAAATGGTTTTGGATTACAATTTTCTTACGATTGCCTTACAGACATTGGTATAGGATACGACCCGGTTGGTATGGGTGAAATCATTAGTGGAACATTTACTGATCGTTCGGGTATCGTTGTGGGACGCTGGAAGACGGGTTATGATTTAATACAACGCTGTAACCATGCCATTGCCCAAATTCAAAAAATGGAAATTGACGATCAGAAGAAAAATACGTTTATAGGGGAAGCAAAATTTTTGAGAGCGCTGATGTATTTTCAATTAAATAATCTGTTTGGCGACCTTCCTATCTATGATGAAACCATCGATTTGAATAAAGATTTTAGTTCTTTGAAAAAGGAACGTGCGTCGACAGCAGAAGTTCTTCAGTTTATACTGGATGATCTCAGTTTTGCAATTGCTAATTTGCCTGTCACCTATGAATCCAAATTTTATGGACGTGTGACAAAAGGAGCAGCATATGCCCTGAGGGGAAAAGTACAGCTTTATGCGAAAAATTGGAAGGGTGCAATCGCTGATTTTGAAGAAATTGTTAATAATAAAAGTAACAGTTACGGCTATAGCTTGAGCAGTAACTATGCTTCGTTGTTTACTATGGATGGGGATGCTAGCCCGGAAATGATCTTCGCGATTCAGAATCTAGGTGGAACAGGATTTCCGTATGGTATGCCAATGGCTTTCTATATGGGCACAAGATCTACTTTTGGTAGCGATTGGAATAACGTGATGCCAAGCACGCGTTTTGCAGATAGTTATGAAAATAAAGATGGTTCTACTTTTAACTGGGATGCACATATCGCAAACTATAATGCCGATAATGGTGTCAAGAAAAAAGCTATGGTATCCACACAGAATAATGGAACGCTGACACAGGTCCCTGATACTGCTTTACTTCGTACAATTTATGCAAATCGTGATCCTCGCTTAAATCAAACGTTGATTGTTCCTTACTCCCATTATTTGGGCTGGAATGCCAATAAGGAACAAATGATGCAATTGATATTGGCAACGGGTGTGAACGAAAATTTTGGTCAAATCCGTAATAATAGAGGGTGGATGACGTATGTGTGGCGGAAATTTGTTCCTGAAGGGAATCTCAAAGGAGCGATTACAGATCGTGCGCATACGCCTATTAATTTCCCATTAATACGACTAGCAGATGTTAATCTGATGCTTGCGGAAGCGTATAACGAAGATGGACAGTTGGGCAAAGCGGTGACCGAGTTGAATAAAGTACGTACGCGTTCAGAGATGCCGGGCTTGAATAGTGGTCCTTCTTTTCTGGCGGTGACAGGAAAGCAGGAGATGCAAAAAAGAATCAGTCTGGAAAGAAAAGTTGAACTGGCGGGTGAAGGCTGGCGCTATTTTGACCTTAAACGTTGGGGTCAGTTGGAGACCGTTTCAAAGGGATTTGTGGAGGAAAGTATCGTAGGGGATAACTTGCTCACCAGAGGTTATCAAACACGTCATAAACTATGGCCGATACCTGGACAAGAAAGGGAAATCAATCCGAATTTAACTCAAAATGAAGGCTGGTAG
- a CDS encoding SusC/RagA family TonB-linked outer membrane protein: MNRKFMLLGKRNWSMKYSFYGTFLLTAVMGSTLQSQAMDFHLLNKEFRNSVIQVPIRGKVVDVQGSGIASVTIQIKGTTSRTSSREDGSFEINSKEDDLVLLVTSIGYKPMEVTANRNSAVTITMQSDSKGLDEVVVVGFGTQKKENLTGAVSTIQMTDVLESRPVTSLSAGLAGQAAGLYVNQGSGRPGADGGTIRVRGQGTLNNSNPLVIIDGVAGDMNLINPQDVESISVLKDAASASIYGSRAANGVILITTKKGKSEQFKVNYNNYFSSQKPANVIQMVSNYANYMELINQGYRNGDPKATPIFSKEKIDLWRENEGKDPLKYPNEDWVDALFQTNLSQNHNLSFSGGSEKIRFFGSYGMLDNPGIIEKATYKRHTGRINLEADVKPWLTLGANINGLVSKTDIGTDVINDVFTFAGASTPGMVLRSPDGRYGAPNNPEDDPQSNNVLHRLNSRKGDINKNLFVTRFFGKLKPIKGLTIEGSYTYTYNDDFIYSQPVFNDRWNFLSNSVSIAGTGRTSVTNESIKSYKYYMDGIARYTNKTMNDRLQYDVMVGASQEYFKDGWFAASKLDLIDPSLSVLNAATMDASASGNITDWTIRSFFGRINLALDDKYLLEANLRTDGSSRFMTGKNRWGTFPSASIGWKVSSEDFYDVAWMPTLKFRASYGSLGNNGTVDGSFRSNSGINNYEYQTLYNSSNYVLNNQLFVGFAQTGLSNSLLTWESTSILNAGLDFDLFNYKLRGSIDVFNKTTNNILIDLPAPLVVGDATIPRTNAAKVTNKGIEVSLNYSDKIGQDLKFNIGGNFTFIDNKVAKFKGTEKSISGSNLIQEGYAINTQYILLTDRLLQTDEDMKLVQQFIDNAPVDPATNNKLNPFASYGTPQKGDLLYKDTNGDGIINDNDRVAVGHGTAPRMTFGFTVGVDYKGFDLAVLLQGNAGNKAVYTDLYYTPTVRWGYQVNQEIANGAWVDGSTDAKFPKLMPYTDTRNTKNSDFWLQDKSFVRVKNIQLGYTLPNEFTKRISVQNLRVFGSLENYWTLTKYKGFDPEVSGTNYPTMKQAVFGLSLTF; the protein is encoded by the coding sequence ATGAACAGAAAATTTATGCTGCTAGGGAAGCGTAATTGGAGTATGAAATATTCCTTTTATGGTACTTTTCTTTTGACTGCTGTAATGGGTAGTACTTTGCAAAGTCAAGCGATGGATTTCCATTTGCTGAACAAAGAATTTCGGAATTCTGTTATTCAAGTTCCGATTAGAGGAAAAGTTGTCGATGTACAGGGATCGGGGATTGCATCGGTGACTATTCAAATTAAAGGTACTACCAGCCGAACTTCGTCTCGCGAAGATGGTAGTTTTGAAATCAATAGTAAAGAAGATGACCTAGTTTTATTGGTGACCAGTATAGGTTATAAACCTATGGAAGTCACCGCTAATCGCAACAGTGCTGTAACGATAACAATGCAATCTGATTCGAAAGGATTGGATGAGGTAGTTGTGGTTGGGTTTGGTACGCAGAAGAAGGAAAATTTAACGGGAGCAGTATCTACTATACAAATGACTGACGTATTGGAAAGTAGGCCTGTGACTTCGCTTTCTGCAGGATTGGCTGGACAAGCAGCAGGCTTGTATGTCAATCAGGGGTCTGGCCGACCGGGAGCCGATGGCGGTACAATTCGGGTTCGTGGACAAGGGACATTGAATAACTCCAATCCATTGGTTATCATCGATGGTGTAGCTGGTGATATGAATTTAATCAACCCACAGGATGTAGAAAGTATTTCTGTATTAAAGGATGCTGCTTCGGCATCTATCTATGGTTCGCGTGCTGCAAATGGGGTTATTTTAATCACTACAAAAAAAGGGAAATCGGAACAGTTTAAAGTAAATTATAACAATTACTTCTCAAGTCAAAAACCCGCCAATGTAATCCAGATGGTTTCGAATTATGCAAATTATATGGAGTTGATCAATCAGGGATATCGCAATGGTGATCCAAAGGCTACTCCGATATTTTCGAAGGAAAAAATTGATTTATGGCGAGAAAATGAAGGAAAAGATCCGTTGAAATATCCGAACGAAGATTGGGTGGATGCATTGTTTCAGACGAATCTTAGCCAGAACCATAACCTTTCCTTTTCTGGAGGAAGTGAAAAAATACGCTTCTTTGGTTCATATGGTATGCTGGATAATCCTGGGATTATTGAAAAAGCAACCTATAAAAGGCATACAGGACGGATCAATTTAGAGGCGGATGTGAAACCTTGGTTAACTTTAGGTGCCAATATCAATGGCTTGGTTTCTAAAACAGATATAGGGACAGATGTTATTAATGATGTGTTTACATTTGCTGGGGCCAGCACTCCAGGCATGGTGTTGCGGTCTCCTGATGGTCGCTATGGTGCTCCAAATAATCCAGAGGATGATCCGCAGTCAAATAACGTGTTGCATAGGCTCAATTCACGGAAAGGTGATATTAATAAAAACCTGTTTGTGACGCGCTTTTTTGGAAAACTGAAACCAATCAAAGGGCTGACCATAGAGGGATCGTACACGTATACGTATAATGATGACTTTATCTATTCACAACCTGTCTTTAATGATCGTTGGAATTTCTTAAGCAATTCGGTATCGATAGCAGGTACAGGTAGGACTTCGGTCACCAACGAATCGATCAAGTCGTATAAATATTACATGGATGGTATAGCACGTTACACCAACAAGACGATGAATGATCGTTTGCAATATGATGTGATGGTGGGTGCGAGTCAAGAATATTTTAAAGACGGTTGGTTTGCAGCGTCTAAATTGGATTTGATAGATCCATCATTGAGTGTATTGAATGCGGCGACGATGGATGCATCTGCCTCTGGTAATATCACAGATTGGACCATACGTTCATTTTTTGGCCGTATTAACTTGGCTTTAGATGATAAATATTTATTGGAAGCGAATCTGCGTACAGATGGATCATCGCGCTTCATGACGGGTAAGAATCGGTGGGGAACTTTCCCTTCTGCATCCATCGGATGGAAAGTGTCTTCGGAAGATTTTTACGACGTGGCATGGATGCCAACTTTGAAATTTAGAGCTTCTTATGGATCTCTAGGCAATAATGGGACTGTAGATGGTTCTTTCAGATCAAATAGCGGTATTAATAATTATGAATATCAGACACTCTACAACTCCAGTAACTATGTGCTGAACAATCAACTATTTGTGGGTTTTGCACAGACAGGACTTAGTAATAGTTTGTTGACATGGGAAAGTACCAGTATCCTAAATGCGGGTCTGGATTTTGATTTATTCAATTATAAATTACGGGGATCTATCGATGTTTTTAACAAAACTACCAACAATATCTTAATTGATCTACCTGCTCCCTTAGTCGTTGGTGATGCCACTATTCCACGTACCAATGCGGCAAAGGTGACGAATAAAGGTATTGAAGTGAGTTTGAACTACAGTGATAAAATAGGCCAAGATCTTAAATTTAATATCGGTGGTAACTTTACATTTATTGACAATAAAGTTGCGAAATTTAAAGGTACTGAAAAATCGATATCAGGTTCCAATTTGATTCAAGAAGGGTATGCAATCAATACACAATACATCCTATTGACTGATCGTCTGCTGCAGACGGATGAGGATATGAAACTGGTACAACAGTTTATTGACAATGCTCCTGTGGATCCTGCAACTAACAATAAACTGAATCCTTTTGCTTCCTATGGTACACCGCAGAAAGGTGATTTACTTTATAAGGACACAAATGGTGATGGTATCATCAATGATAATGACCGTGTTGCGGTGGGACATGGTACTGCCCCGCGCATGACTTTTGGATTTACGGTAGGAGTTGATTATAAAGGATTTGACTTAGCTGTTCTATTGCAAGGAAATGCGGGAAACAAAGCGGTTTATACCGATCTATATTACACTCCGACGGTAAGATGGGGATATCAGGTCAATCAGGAAATAGCGAATGGGGCATGGGTAGATGGAAGTACAGATGCGAAATTTCCGAAATTAATGCCTTATACGGATACACGCAATACAAAAAATAGTGATTTCTGGTTGCAAGACAAATCTTTTGTTAGAGTTAAAAACATACAGCTCGGATATACTTTGCCAAATGAATTCACGAAACGTATTTCTGTACAGAACTTACGCGTTTTTGGATCATTGGAAAATTATTGGACACTAACCAAGTATAAAGGATTTGATCCAGAGGTTAGCGGTACCAATTACCCAACAATGAAACAGGCTGTATTTGGTTTAAGTCTCACTTTTTAA
- a CDS encoding urea transporter, whose product MIKLTNLILRGFGQIMLQNNPYTGLLFLAGILYNSWLLALAAIAGCIISTATAYVLKFDIKDIEKGIYGFNGALTAIAIYYFFGFNILSTALLVVGSSLSSILQFQIKRIINPYTAPFILVTWILLFIVHYLLKQPLVSINSIAGDTSPILLTIGNSFGQVFLQENWISGTLIFIGILINSPKAALYALVSVLLSTVISKLVSLPDSQIYTGLIGYNAILCAIAFSDSKRMATLWIILSVFLSLFIFEFIGLLGVIPLTASFVITTWVEKFFMKKVKI is encoded by the coding sequence ATGATCAAACTAACCAACCTTATCCTCCGCGGCTTTGGACAAATCATGCTACAGAATAATCCCTATACAGGATTATTATTTTTGGCAGGTATTTTATACAATTCATGGCTCTTAGCATTAGCAGCCATAGCGGGATGTATCATCAGTACAGCGACCGCCTATGTTTTAAAATTCGATATAAAAGATATCGAAAAAGGGATATATGGATTCAATGGCGCCCTTACGGCTATCGCTATTTATTATTTCTTTGGATTCAACATCCTCAGTACTGCACTCTTGGTGGTAGGATCTTCATTATCTAGCATCCTTCAATTTCAGATTAAAAGAATCATCAACCCCTATACAGCACCTTTTATATTGGTTACATGGATACTCTTATTTATTGTACACTACCTATTGAAACAACCTTTAGTAAGTATAAATTCAATAGCTGGCGACACTTCCCCTATCCTCTTGACCATCGGCAATAGTTTCGGACAGGTATTTTTACAAGAAAATTGGATATCAGGTACCCTGATATTCATCGGAATCCTGATTAATTCACCCAAGGCAGCATTGTACGCGTTGGTCAGTGTACTGCTCAGTACCGTTATTTCAAAACTGGTCAGTCTTCCCGATTCACAGATCTATACGGGTCTAATTGGCTATAACGCGATTCTATGTGCTATCGCATTTTCAGATAGTAAACGTATGGCGACCCTTTGGATTATACTTTCCGTATTTTTAAGCTTATTCATTTTCGAATTCATTGGTTTACTGGGAGTGATTCCTTTGACAGCTTCTTTTGTAATCACGACTTGGGTAGAGAAATTCTTCATGAAAAAAGTCAAAATATAA
- the hmpA gene encoding NO-inducible flavohemoprotein, which yields MTTDQKQLVKATVPILREHGVLLTTHFYKRMFEHNPELKHVFNMGNQQNSKQQTALAMAVLAYAENIENPGVLMPVVNGIGHKHTSLSIRPEHYVIVGNHLIASIGEVLGDGATPELLEAWTVAYNQLASLMSGHEQTIYDKQTAKVGGWSGWRPFVVKQKVKESEEITSFYLYASDGGQVADFLPGQYISLRLFLPELNLLQPRQYSISCAPNGQYYRISVKREAGTKHPDGMISNRLHDFIEVDDMVELSAPAGTFVLDTANEKQKVFISGGVGQTPLMSMLEELVKGKSERNIPITWVHGCRNESVHAFKDRLAEIAAANQVDHHIFYDDVAETGTSGYKGWVELERIKDDVIHAEAEYFICGPAPFISKHYHFLLENGVAKSAIHFEEFGPASLQLN from the coding sequence ATGACAACAGATCAAAAACAATTAGTGAAGGCTACTGTGCCTATTTTAAGAGAGCATGGTGTGTTATTGACAACGCATTTCTACAAACGTATGTTTGAGCATAATCCCGAGTTGAAGCATGTGTTCAATATGGGCAATCAACAGAACAGTAAGCAACAAACTGCGTTAGCGATGGCGGTATTGGCTTATGCGGAAAATATTGAAAATCCAGGTGTATTGATGCCTGTAGTGAATGGTATCGGTCATAAACATACGAGTTTGTCTATCCGTCCTGAACATTATGTAATTGTTGGTAATCATCTAATTGCTTCTATTGGAGAGGTATTGGGAGATGGTGCTACTCCTGAACTATTAGAGGCGTGGACAGTGGCTTATAATCAACTTGCCTCATTGATGTCTGGACACGAACAAACAATCTATGATAAACAAACGGCAAAAGTAGGAGGTTGGTCAGGTTGGAGACCATTTGTAGTGAAGCAAAAGGTGAAAGAGTCGGAAGAAATTACCTCTTTTTACTTGTACGCTAGTGATGGTGGCCAGGTAGCTGATTTCTTACCTGGACAATACATTAGTCTACGTCTATTTTTACCAGAACTTAATTTATTACAGCCCCGTCAATATAGTATATCGTGCGCACCTAATGGTCAGTACTACCGTATCTCAGTAAAAAGAGAAGCTGGGACTAAACATCCTGATGGAATGATCAGTAATCGTTTGCATGATTTTATTGAAGTGGACGATATGGTAGAGCTTTCTGCTCCTGCAGGTACATTTGTACTTGATACGGCGAATGAAAAGCAAAAAGTATTCATCAGTGGAGGTGTAGGGCAAACGCCATTGATGTCCATGTTGGAGGAATTGGTGAAAGGTAAATCGGAACGCAATATCCCAATTACTTGGGTGCATGGTTGTCGTAATGAATCGGTACATGCTTTTAAAGATAGACTTGCAGAAATTGCAGCAGCAAATCAAGTCGATCATCATATTTTTTACGATGATGTAGCAGAAACAGGGACTTCCGGATATAAAGGTTGGGTAGAATTAGAACGCATAAAAGATGACGTGATTCATGCTGAAGCAGAATATTTCATTTGTGGTCCTGCTCCTTTCATTTCGAAACATTATCACTTTTTGTTGGAAAATGGGGTGGCAAAATCAGCTATTCATTTTGAAGAATTCGGCCCTGCATCGTTACAGTTGAACTAA
- a CDS encoding chloride channel protein produces MKDKIQLYSYFKLMIGSIIVAVLSGLLAYSLKHLTTFYQEYLFEKVESTNPYFFIIFPSIGITIIYFLRKYAFKNRKNKGIREIYRSLDTRQDHLPAYKIPSHYLNGFLTVIFGGSTGIEVSTVVATATVGNQMSKRGWAPMKFKQELICAGVTAGVAVLFGTVLGGWFFAIEVIARGWKRSVLISCTIAGAVAFVGIHYFDNAPLLTFPVIDWYWYGLPFMLFLAALSAVLAIYFMKLVLTSKQLFARISNNFLRVNSGAITIGCLILFFPALYGDSYHGLQEMLSHVISSGTMMMVPISLLLLIVLKPFVAALTLGAGGDGGVFAPSIVAGAFLGIAVALFFNSIFGLELLVLNFALIGAASTLGAAIHGRWTAIFLICSMAPNAYTLFIPVTLAVWIAYAIAKKISPYNVYTYPDIAK; encoded by the coding sequence TATTGTCGCTGTACTATCCGGGTTATTGGCATATTCTTTAAAGCATTTAACGACTTTTTATCAGGAATACCTCTTCGAAAAGGTTGAATCAACTAATCCTTATTTTTTTATTATCTTTCCTTCTATTGGTATAACCATCATCTACTTTCTTCGAAAATATGCATTCAAGAATAGAAAGAATAAAGGAATTCGAGAGATTTATCGTTCGTTAGATACACGGCAAGATCATTTACCTGCTTATAAAATACCTTCACATTATCTCAATGGTTTTTTGACTGTTATTTTTGGCGGCTCGACAGGTATTGAGGTATCTACAGTAGTGGCTACCGCAACTGTAGGTAACCAAATGAGCAAAAGAGGCTGGGCTCCGATGAAATTTAAACAGGAGTTGATATGTGCTGGAGTGACCGCTGGTGTTGCAGTTTTGTTTGGTACGGTATTGGGTGGTTGGTTCTTTGCGATTGAAGTGATTGCAAGAGGTTGGAAAAGGTCGGTTTTAATAAGTTGTACGATTGCTGGTGCGGTAGCGTTTGTAGGTATACATTATTTCGATAACGCCCCTCTACTAACATTTCCAGTAATAGATTGGTACTGGTATGGATTGCCTTTTATGCTTTTTCTGGCTGCTTTGTCTGCTGTATTAGCGATTTACTTTATGAAATTGGTATTGACAAGTAAACAGTTATTTGCTAGAATAAGTAATAATTTTTTAAGGGTAAATAGTGGTGCCATAACAATCGGATGTCTTATTTTGTTTTTTCCAGCTTTATATGGGGATAGTTACCACGGTCTTCAAGAAATGCTTTCTCATGTCATTAGCTCTGGCACAATGATGATGGTTCCGATTTCTTTACTCTTGCTTATTGTGTTGAAGCCATTCGTAGCGGCGCTAACTTTGGGTGCTGGTGGTGACGGTGGAGTGTTTGCGCCGAGTATAGTAGCGGGAGCTTTTTTAGGAATCGCTGTTGCACTTTTCTTTAATAGCATATTTGGTTTGGAATTATTGGTTTTAAACTTTGCCTTGATCGGTGCTGCCTCGACATTAGGGGCGGCTATCCATGGAAGATGGACCGCAATTTTTTTAATATGTAGTATGGCGCCTAATGCTTATACGTTGTTCATACCTGTTACGTTAGCTGTTTGGATTGCCTATGCAATTGCTAAAAAAATCAGTCCTTATAATGTATACACGTACCCTGATATAGCGAAGTAA